From Psychroflexus torquis ATCC 700755, the proteins below share one genomic window:
- a CDS encoding lipase family protein, producing the protein MDICSVTKIKFSVDDFSFGPLIWSNFNYLNKPCHEPFGSFVKYKDGRLFLVFRGSKSIVDFVVDAQYAPVLYTAPTPNPPSDINVETGWYKVHNGLLPDLRKQLQSYPGGGQKITVTGHSLGSTLATLAVPELIAHNMEVYHYNSASPMVGLQSFADYYNSLTIIGSSPGLLKETFRLVNLADKVPNVPNNLQSSPPKFLYVTVGTEISFKANYGKEEKTHDPCCSYAYALWNPESPCNNDYHRCAEVK; encoded by the coding sequence ATCGATATCTGCTCTGTAACTAAGATCAAATTTAGTGTTGACGATTTTAGTTTTGGACCGCTTATCTGGAGTAATTTCAACTATCTAAATAAGCCTTGTCATGAACCCTTCGGGTCTTTTGTCAAATACAAGGATGGAAGACTTTTCCTAGTATTTCGCGGGAGTAAAAGCATAGTCGATTTTGTTGTAGACGCTCAATATGCTCCTGTTCTATATACTGCTCCAACCCCAAATCCTCCATCAGATATTAATGTAGAAACTGGCTGGTATAAAGTACACAATGGATTGCTGCCAGATTTACGGAAGCAGCTTCAATCATATCCTGGTGGAGGACAAAAAATTACTGTAACCGGACACAGCCTTGGATCTACACTTGCTACACTTGCAGTACCTGAACTCATTGCACATAATATGGAAGTTTATCATTACAATTCAGCTAGCCCAATGGTTGGACTTCAATCTTTTGCTGATTACTACAATAGCTTAACTATAATTGGAAGTTCTCCCGGTCTACTCAAAGAAACCTTTCGTCTTGTTAATTTAGCTGATAAAGTACCTAATGTCCCCAACAACTTACAATCTTCCCCACCTAAATTTTTATATGTAACAGTAGGAACTGAAATCTCATTTAAAGCTAATTATGGTAAGGAAGAAAAAACTCATGATCCATGTTGCTCTTATGCATATGCATTATGGAATCCAGAAAGCCCATGCAATAATGATTATCATAGATGCGCAGAGGTTAAATAA
- a CDS encoding IS630 family transposase: protein MEKIDLRSVSDQERGIIRRDAVKMIKRGDKKKDIALFYGVHVNTVRDWWKLYNKEGHKSLSYQKRGVKSEDRKLLNKDQEAAIQKMIIDVMPDQLKLDYALWTTRAVRDLIAREFSITIGRRAVGNYLNAWGFTPQKPKKRAYEQCSKKVQKWLDEEYPAIKEKAKQEKATIHWGDETGVKNNNHHGRSYAPKGKTPVKKHMSKRFSINMISTVTNQGLIQFMIYKENMNSDVFIQFLEQLIKSQETKVFLILDNLRVHHSKVVKKWAEENGETIELFYLPSYSPERNPDEYLNCDLKYGLSDKPAPKTQEKMKENLENHMKMLQNDSERVAKYFKHESIKYAA, encoded by the coding sequence ATGGAAAAAATAGACTTAAGGAGTGTTTCTGATCAGGAAAGAGGTATAATTCGAAGGGATGCTGTAAAAATGATAAAACGTGGAGATAAAAAAAAAGACATAGCTCTGTTTTACGGTGTTCATGTAAATACTGTTAGAGATTGGTGGAAGCTTTACAATAAAGAAGGTCATAAATCTTTGTCTTATCAAAAACGAGGAGTCAAATCAGAAGATCGAAAACTACTCAATAAAGATCAAGAAGCTGCAATCCAAAAAATGATTATTGATGTAATGCCCGATCAACTAAAGTTAGATTATGCTTTGTGGACTACAAGGGCAGTAAGGGATTTGATAGCAAGAGAGTTTAGTATTACAATCGGAAGAAGAGCTGTCGGTAATTATCTCAACGCTTGGGGATTCACGCCTCAAAAGCCAAAAAAGAGAGCTTATGAACAATGTTCCAAAAAAGTTCAAAAATGGTTAGACGAAGAATATCCAGCAATAAAAGAGAAGGCAAAACAAGAGAAGGCAACTATTCATTGGGGGGATGAAACGGGTGTAAAAAACAATAATCATCATGGACGTTCCTATGCTCCAAAAGGAAAAACTCCTGTTAAAAAACATATGTCGAAGCGGTTTTCAATCAACATGATTTCTACAGTTACAAATCAGGGTTTAATTCAGTTTATGATATATAAAGAAAATATGAACTCAGATGTATTTATTCAATTTTTAGAACAGCTCATCAAATCGCAAGAAACCAAAGTATTCTTAATCCTTGATAATTTACGAGTCCATCATAGTAAAGTTGTAAAGAAATGGGCGGAAGAAAATGGCGAAACCATAGAACTATTTTACCTGCCATCATACTCACCTGAGCGAAACCCAGATGAATATCTGAATTGCGATTTAAAGTATGGACTCTCGGATAAACCGGCACCAAAAACACAAGAAAAAATGAAAGAAAATTTAGAGAATCATATGAAAATGCTTCAAAATGATAGCGAAAGGGTAGCAAAATATTTTAAACATGAGAGCATCAAATATGCTGCATAA
- a CDS encoding ISAs1-like element ISPto5 family transposase: protein MKTTQKLKTIFGQIPDFRRSHKQLYDLESILLIGIISVICGADSWNEMENYANSKEEFLRSFLDLPNGIPSHDTFNRVFSNIDSNQFEKCFIQWVSALAQLQPREIIAIDGKTIRGAKAGGKKSPVHMVSAWANDNNLVLGQVKVSQKSNEITAIPKLLKVLSIENTIVTIDAMGCQTKIAKAIVKKNADYILAVKENQPQLLEHIEDEFRFGKTMESNLSQELDHGRIETRTCSVISNFKFILKNNNWENLTSVIKIESKREFKNSQKPAQHAIRYYISSIKASSQDFQKAIRSHWSIENKLHWTLDVAFSEDASRKRTGNSTQNFSILNKIALNLLKNEKSLKTGVKSRRLQAGWDNHYLIKVLNLMKV, encoded by the coding sequence TTGAAAACTACCCAAAAGCTAAAGACCATATTTGGTCAAATACCCGACTTTAGACGTTCTCACAAGCAACTTTACGATTTAGAAAGCATCCTTCTCATCGGGATTATTTCAGTGATTTGTGGAGCAGATTCATGGAATGAAATGGAAAACTACGCCAACTCAAAAGAAGAATTTCTTCGTAGCTTCCTTGATTTGCCTAATGGTATCCCCTCGCACGACACATTTAATCGCGTTTTTTCTAATATTGACAGTAATCAATTTGAAAAATGCTTTATACAATGGGTTAGTGCTCTTGCACAACTACAGCCCAGAGAAATCATTGCTATAGATGGTAAAACAATTAGAGGTGCTAAAGCTGGTGGTAAAAAATCCCCAGTACACATGGTTAGTGCTTGGGCAAATGACAATAATTTGGTTTTAGGACAAGTGAAAGTTTCCCAGAAGTCAAATGAGATCACTGCCATTCCAAAATTATTAAAAGTCTTATCCATAGAAAATACTATTGTAACTATTGATGCTATGGGATGTCAAACTAAAATAGCTAAGGCCATCGTTAAAAAAAATGCAGACTATATCTTGGCTGTAAAAGAGAATCAACCTCAGTTACTAGAGCATATTGAAGATGAATTTAGATTTGGAAAAACTATGGAATCAAACCTTAGCCAAGAACTAGACCATGGCAGAATAGAAACCAGGACGTGCAGTGTAATCAGCAACTTTAAGTTTATTTTAAAAAACAATAACTGGGAAAACCTAACAAGTGTTATAAAAATAGAAAGCAAACGTGAGTTTAAAAACTCACAAAAGCCTGCACAACACGCTATACGATATTATATTTCAAGTATAAAGGCTAGCTCCCAAGATTTTCAAAAAGCCATTCGTTCTCATTGGTCTATAGAAAATAAGTTACACTGGACTTTAGATGTTGCTTTTTCAGAAGATGCTTCTAGAAAAAGAACAGGTAACTCCACTCAAAATTTCTCCATACTCAATAAAATTGCATTAAATTTATTGAAAAATGAAAAATCATTAAAAACAGGGGTGAAGAGCAGAAGACTTCAAGCGGGATGGGACAATCACTATCTGATAAAAGTGCTGAATCTAATGAAAGTTTAA
- a CDS encoding oxidoreductase, whose protein sequence is MTNLNWTSEDIPNQSNKVIVITGATSGLGKQATKVLASKNAKVILAVRNTQKAEDVVMEIRKDFPNAKLEIRHLDLGKLKSVQTFAEEFTSDYSQLDVLINNAGIMMCPYSKTEDGFEIQMGTNHFGHFALTGLLIPLLLETKDSRVVATSSIAHKSGSINFDDINWESRKYSTIKAYSDSKLANLYFTYELVRKYKGNPNAPLFTVAHPGGTNTDLGRHMSITRLLAPLFGQNVETGTLPSLRAATDLNATSGDYFGPKSFFESRGYPVIVQPNKMAQNEENAKRLWEISEQLTGVKY, encoded by the coding sequence ATGACAAATCTAAATTGGACTAGTGAAGATATTCCAAATCAGAGTAATAAAGTTATAGTAATTACTGGAGCTACGAGTGGTTTAGGCAAACAAGCAACTAAAGTATTAGCTAGTAAAAATGCCAAAGTAATACTGGCTGTTAGAAACACTCAAAAAGCAGAAGATGTAGTTATGGAAATTCGTAAAGATTTTCCAAACGCAAAATTAGAAATTAGACATCTTGATTTGGGTAAATTGAAGTCTGTTCAAACTTTTGCTGAAGAATTCACTAGTGATTACAGTCAGTTAGATGTTTTAATCAACAATGCTGGGATTATGATGTGCCCTTATTCTAAAACAGAAGATGGTTTCGAAATTCAGATGGGAACCAATCACTTTGGCCATTTCGCACTTACAGGTCTTTTAATACCACTATTATTAGAAACCAAAGATTCACGAGTAGTCGCAACCAGTAGTATTGCACATAAATCTGGTAGCATAAATTTTGACGACATCAATTGGGAGTCTAGAAAGTACAGCACCATTAAAGCGTATTCAGACAGTAAATTGGCTAATTTATATTTCACCTATGAACTGGTAAGGAAGTACAAAGGCAATCCGAATGCACCCCTATTCACTGTTGCTCATCCTGGTGGGACAAATACAGATTTAGGTAGGCATATGAGCATAACAAGGCTCTTGGCTCCCCTATTTGGTCAAAATGTAGAAACGGGAACATTGCCATCACTTAGAGCAGCCACAGATTTAAATGCTACATCTGGCGACTACTTTGGACCAAAAAGCTTTTTTGAATCTAGAGGATATCCTGTCATAGTTCAGCCAAACAAAATGGCTCAAAACGAAGAAAATGCAAAAAGACTATGGGAGATATCAGAACAATTGACAGGTGTTAAATATTAA